TTATACTATGGCTTTTACATTACCAAATTTACCCTATGATTTTGGCGCATTAGAACCTCATATTGACAAAGCAACCATGGAAATTCATCATGGAAAACATCATGCTGCCTATGTCAGTAAATTAAATGATGCAATTAAAGGTACTGAATTAGAAAATCAAGATATCGAAGAAATTCTTAAAAACATTTCTAAGCACAGTGCTGCAGTGAGAAATAATGGTGGAGGGCACTACAACCACGACCTTTTTTGGAAAATTCTTAGTCCGGATGGTGGAAGTCCTACAGGAAGATTAAAAGATGAAATAAACAGTTCTTTTGGTTCATTTGATAAAATGAAAGAAGAATTTAACAATGCAGCAGCCACTCGCTTTGGTTCTGGTTGGGCATGGCTGGTTGTAAGCAACGGCAAGCTAAAAATAGGTTCTACCCCTAATCAGGATAATCCATTAATGGATATATCTGAAATTAAAGGTACTCCAATCCTGGGACTTGATGTTTGGGAGCATGCTTACTACTTAAACTATCAAAATAAAAGACCTGATTACATTTCTGCATTTTGGAATATTGTAAATTGGGATGAAGTAAATAAGCGATTTGAAAATGCTTAATACTTTTATGAACATTTAAAGGAAATGAAGTAATAATCTTCATTTTAAGTTAGTTAAATTTATGCCCGGTAATTAAAATTATCGGGCATTTTTACGATTAGTTTTTTCTAATTTGCAGTATGAATATTGAAAAGTTTAAAAAAATAGCCGGAAACATACCGGAAGATCCTGGAGTTTATAAATTTCTGGATAAAGAGAATAAAATTCTCTATATAGGCAAAGCTAAAAATCTCAATAAAAGAGTTAGTTCATACTTTTTAGATTCTAAAATGCATAGTGCCAGAATTAAACTGCTAATCAAAAAAACGGTTGACATAGATATTGTAGTTGTAGAAACTGAGCAGGATGCTCTTTTACTGGAAAATAGCCTTATCAAAACACTACAACCTAAGTTCAACATACAGTTGAAAGACGACAAGACATATCCGTATATCTGTATAAAAAAAGAAAGATTTCCCAGAATCTTTTTAACCAGAAATAAAATAAATGACGGCTCTATCTATCTCGGGCCCTACTCTTCTGTGAACAGAGTGAAATCACTTCTACAATTAATCAGGCAATTATTCCCAATAAGAACTTGTAACTACAATCTTAGCGAAGAAAATATTAAAAATAAAAAATTCAAAGTCTGTCTTGAATATCATATAGAGAATTGTCTGGGTCCATGTGAAGGTTTACAAAATGAAACAGATTACAATCTGGGTATACAAAATGCTTTAACCATTCTCAAAGGGGAAATTAATCCGGTATTAAATAAACTAGATGAGGAAATGAAAGAATACGCTGTTAATTATGAATTCGAAAAAGCAGAAAAAAACAGGTTAAGAATTGAAAAGCTAAAATCATATCAGGCAAAATCAACTATTGTAAGTCCTAAAATAGATAATCTGGATGTATTCTCATTTGTAATGCATGAAAAAAATATGTTTATTCACTACATGCAAGTCAAAAAAGGAAGTATAGTTTCCAATAAAACAATTGAGTTAAAACAAAGTCTTGAAGAGGATAAACAAGAATTGCTAAATTTTGCAGTGAATTATATTTTATCGGAAAAGAAAAACCCTACAAAAGAAATCATAGTTCCTTTAGCCGTCAAAACTATAGATGAAAATATAAAAATTACTATACCAAAAATCGGAGATAAAAAAAATCTTTTAGAGTTAGCATATAAAAATGCTTTGTTTGCAAAAAATGAAAGAATTCTCAGAAAGAATAATCTAAAAATTGGTAAAGTAAGAGACCTTGAAAAGTTAGAGAAAATAAAAAAAGATTTATTGATGACTAAGATTCCATATAAAATGGAATGTATAGATATCTCTACTTTTCAGGGAAAACAAACCGTTGGTTCAGTAGTAGTTTTTGAAAATGGCAAGCCCTGTAAATCTGAATACAGAAAGTTTACCATTAAATCTTTTGAAGGTTCTAATGATTTTAAAGGCATTTACGAGGTCGTTAAGAGAAGATATAGTCGTTTGGTAGAAGAAGACAAGGAGTTGCCTCAATTGCTTATTATAGATGGCGGAAAAGGTCAGTTAAGGTTTGCATTAGATGCATTGACAGAGATAGGGATAACTGAAAAAATTCATCTTATTTCTATTGCAAAAAAATTAGAAGAAATTTACTTTCCCGGAGATCAGTATCCATTGCATATAGATAAGAAATCTGAGACATTGAAAATCATTCAACAACTGAGAAACGAAGCACATAGATTTGCGATTACATTTCACAGAGAAAAGAGAAATAAAGTTACGCTCAATAATGAGTTAGAATCAATAAAAGGTATTGGACCTTCTACTACGATTAAGCTAATCAAGCACTACAAGTCTGTAAAAAAAATGAGGCAAGCTTCAATTGAAGAACTTGCCTCATTAATAGGTTTAGATAAAGCTAAAACTATCTATTCTTTTCTTAATAACTCCAAAGATCCTGTTCAAAGTTGAAAATCTTTTCTTTAATACGATCAGATTCTAAAATAGCATCTACGCCGGTAGCATAGTCAACCACTCGTCTGTCGTGAACATTCACTTCTTTAATAATAAAGCTATCAAAATATCTCATTTCAAATATATCTTCAAATGAAAGTCTAACAGCATAGTTTCCTTCATTAAAAGCGTCATATTTTGCTAAAACATCTCTTGCATCCGGATAATATACCCAAAACATAACTTCATCACCTCTGATATTACCTTGTTCATCCACATTTTGAATAATTGGAGCAATTCCAATAATTCTTACTATCATCGTAGAAGTTTGTTTATCAAATATCCAGTCTTCCTTCAAACGAATTTTAATAACTGATTCGGGGTTAAACTCATTTACAACTACTTCCTGCGTTTCTTCCAGTGTAACCGGATCTACTACCCAAATTGTATCTGTACCTGCACCAATATCCTGTACTTCCTGAGATGTCATAACATCAGTGAAACGGTCATCCATTGCACTATAAGCAGTTATCTCATTTTCAATAATGTGATCTCTAAGAATATCTACAAAGTATTGATTTGGATAACGAAAATACAAGTTCATTTTTTGACGAGTATCTATTTCTCTCCAAACTCTGTGTTGCCAAAAAACATCAGCTTCTCTAAGATGCGGATAAGCAATTGGAACACGCTCTTGTTGAAGATTTCTGTCATAGGCACCATCTCTTGGAGATGTTTCCATTTGCTGTGCATTTAAATCATTATTTATGATAAAAAGCATTGCAAATACAGTACAGGTTAAAATCGTTTTCTTTAGCATAATCTAATTTTTATTAAATAAGTCTGAATGTAATACCAGGTAACCTTACGGTATTTCCATCTGGACCTCTGGCACGAATATTATCAAAGTAGAACATATCACCGGGACGTGCTCTTTCCATAAATCCTAACATCCTTTGATTAAATTGAGGACCGTTCGCTCTTTCAGTTATAACATCCTGACGAGCTGCTGCATAAATCATTTCAAATCCAACAATCTCGAAACGAACATCAAATTCGAAACTCTCAAGTTCTGCAATTATACCTCTTTGAGCTCTGAATCGAGCTGCCGGCATATTACCACCGGCTTCTCCGGCTATTTTTGCCTGAGGTGTTGGTATTCTTCTTACACGGAATTCCTGAGAACCCATAGTTTGCGTTGAACCATCATCCATTTCAGCTGATACATTCACTGTGGCAGTTCCCGGAGTGTTAACTCTCGCTCTGAAATCGCCATCACTGCCTGCAAGTGTTCCTTGAGATATAGATGCTCTTACTCTATCAGATGGGAAACCAACTACTGAAATAGCTAATGGGTTTTCAACACCAATGTACATAACGTTCATCTTAGTTGGTGATACTACAACACCTCCTTCAGCAACCTGATACTGCCCTTCAAAAGGGAAATAAAGATAGCCTGTGCCGCCCGGTTGTTGTACTCTAACTGCTCCGCTATATTGCTGTACACCTACTCTTTGCGCAGGTACATTAAGCTTACCCATTCCTGCAACAACAGGCAAGGTATCATAACTCCCTTTTATAGGGTTCTGAGTTGTTTCCAAAAAGTTGCCGAAAGTATCTCTTTCCACTATGTCCATATCCAATTCTCCGATATAAACTGTAGGATCCTGAGTCTCACTGGTTGCAGAAACAAAAATATCTGCGGAATATTGACTTCCTGCCAGTACATAACTGGAAGGTGCAATAATTTTTGCTGATAATCTGTCAAAGCGGAAAGTTGAAGCACCAATTTGACTTATTAAATTCTCAAGTAATAATGACTCGGTTTGCTTAGCATCACTTTGAAACTTCGTTAAAATTGTAACTGCCGCTATAACCGGCACCTTTCTAAAGTTGTAAGTTACCCAGTCAGGTTGATCAGTTTCATCCGGATTAAATTCAGTGTTTAATGGTATTTGAGTTTGAAGTATCTGACGATCCTCATCAGAGAAAACAAGAGCCAGATAGTCCTGGATAATCTCTTCAATACGATCTTTTACTTCAAACCCTCTTCGTTGATTCACCATCACCCTTGTGGGTGCATCAACGTGACCAATATTACGAATTTCACCAGCGTCATTAACTCCACCGGAAGCTTCTATCACTTCTTCTTTAACGGCTTCAATGTAATCATAAAATTCTCTTGTAATTTGCTGAGCTTGTTGTGCACGTTCAAAATATTCTCGTGCTCTTTCAGGGTCAGAAGCCATTTGCTGAGCAAATGCATCCATTATAGCATCATTTTTGGTATCTAATGCTGTATTGGTATTTCTGATTCCTTCATGAACGAGTTTGAATGCATTCAAAACTTCAGCAGATACGTTAAGGGCAAGCAGTGCAGTTAATACCAGATACATCATGGTAATCATCTGCTGCCGGGGTTCCTTAGGTATTGACATAATTTATTTTGCTTTTGGGTTGTTCAATATTTTTTTAAAATTCCTACTTAGTTTGTTCCACCTGGTCTGCCCATAGTCATTGCTCCAAGCATATTACCATATACCTGATTCAAACTGGAAAGATTTTTAGATAGATTTTGCATTTCGGTTTTGTACGTTTTAGTATCTTCTACTGATTCATTCAAATTAGAAAGAGCTGAAGATAAACTTGTAGAGAAATCTTTCATTGTCTTCAAGTGATTACCGGTATCTTGTAATTCCATTTCGTACATAGCATTTAATGCCGAAAGATTTTTAGATACTTTTCCAACTTCTTCCTGATATGATTTTGTCTCAGTCGTCATGCTTGCTAATCCTGATACTGCTTCTGTTGCATTCATGTAAGCATTCTTCATTTCTGTAAGAGCTTTTGAAGCTTGTCTTGCATTTTCAGAATATTCCTGAGTTGCAACACCAGCATCTCCTATATCATTCAACTTTTCAATATTATTACCTAGCTTACCTAAGTTAGCTCCTAATCTTTCAAGTAATTCTGATTCAATTTTAGCTTTTTCAAGCACTGTATCCAACTCTTCAGTTATAGATTTAGATTTAAAAGATTTAGCTTCTGCATGTCCGCCTTTTTTAGCTTCCTCTTCTTCAGGAGATACATCCAAGTCCGGATATAACTTTTCCCAATAATAATCCTTGTGAGGAGGAAGTAAGCCCTGTAGTGCAAAAATGAAAGCTTCTACACTCAATCCTGCGATCAACATCGCACTAGCAAAAGGCCATGACTCAAGTTTAAAAAGTGCTCCCATCATAACGACGGCGGCGCCTAAACCGATAATCATGTTTTTTACACGTTTTCCCTTAGATGTTTCAAAAAAAATGGTTAATTGTCTCATTGCTTCAATAATGGTTTTGAGTAAACAAAATTATTTAATAAAAATAATACGTTAAATTGGTTTTAAAATTGATTATAAATAAAGCGGTTGTGTCGATATTTTCAAATAACGATATAAACCGTGTTTTTATTTTTTTCTACTTAATGATATAGGCTTAAAAAACTATTACTCTCCGTTTAATCATTAATAGATCTTCCAAGGAAAGTCAGTACATTTCTAAATCCTACATAAGATTTAGCAGTATCCTGATATTCATAAGAACGGGTTCCTGTTTGTAAGAAATATCCGATATCTTTCCATGAACCGCCTCTGATAACTTTTCTTTTCAAAGATTCCGGATCATCTTCTTTTGCATCATAGCGAATATCAGGATTCATATCGTGTATAAAGGAGTAAGATCCTTCATGAAATGCGGTAGATGTCCATTCAGCAACATTACCTGCCATATTGTATAGTCCGTAATCATTTGGCCAGTATGCATCAGCTCTTACAGTGTAAAATCCACCGTCTTCAGCATAATTACCTCTTCCCGGCTTAAAGTTTGCGAGTATACAACCTTTGGCATTTCTCAGGTAAGGACCGCCCCATGGATAAGGAGCTAATTCTTTACCGCCTCTTGCAGCATATTCCCACTCATGTTCAGTTGGCAATCTGAAAGGGTCATTGATAGCTTCGCCTCTGGCTGAGCGATAATCTACCCATATCTTTGTTCTCCAGGCACTAAATGCCTCTGCTTGCACCCAATTTACACCAACAACCGGATAGTCATCAAATGCAGGGTGCCAAAAATAGTTTCTTGTCATAGGTTCATTATATGAATAAGCAAAATCGCGTATCCATACCAATGTATCCGGATAAATTGCCGTTTCTTTTCTTACAACCAACTCTGAGCGTGGAACACCTCTTTCTCTGGCTGCTCTTTGCCAATCTACCCAATTGTATTCAAATATTAAATTTGTTACATCCATTTCTCTCAATCCCCAGAATTGTTCTTCTTCAGGAACAAATAAATCTTCCAACACCATCATATTCTCTTCATCATTCCAGTCCATTCTTCTCATGGCATCCCAATTTATTCGCTCGTCATCTGTTCCTTCTTCTATCAAATAATCACCGCCTAATCTCTTAGCAGCAATAGAGTCACGAACCCAATGAACAAATTGTCTGTATTCATTGTTTGTTATCTCTGTATCATCCATGAAGAATCCATGAATAGAAACTTGCTTGTGTCTTTGAATTAACGCATGATTCACATCCTGATCACTTGGTCCGATGTGTAAAGCTCCGGAAGGGATATATACCATACCGTAAGGGATGATATTATTCCAAGTTGGCCTTTCTTGTACACCAACTAATTGCCCACGGTTTCCACCTGAACAAGCAACCATTCCAACAGCTATAAATAGCAAGAATAACTTAAACAATCTAATCTTCATAATACTTCAGTTTTTCCTTAATAATACTTCTTCAAAATTTAAAAGAAGCGTAAAAATAGTTTTAATGTTTCAAAAATCAAAAAATCAACTGTAAATTTTGAATAAAGTTAGGAATATTTTCTCAGAAACAAAATTTGATAGTGATTTTTATAAAAACCTTGGGTTATAAATTATCTTCCCATCACCATCACCTGCTCTTAAATTTATCCGGTAATTCAATCCCACTTCATGAGAGCCAATGGTTTCTCTGGCAACATCAGACAATGGGTAATCAAAACTATAAGTCAAATTTAAATTTCTTGAAAGACTTAGTCCGGCTATTACCGCTAAAGCATCAAAACTACTGTCGTCATATCCTCTATACGTAAGTCCCGTCCAAAAGTTACCATTAAAATTAACTAATAAATTAAAATCTGCCTGGCTTTTTACTAAATCTGACTTAAATAAAACGGAAGGCTGTATTAAGATATTGTTAATCTCGATATTCCCGCCTGCCAATGCATAGTAATTTCTGCTTAGGCTAAAGTTTTGACCGTCAAATTCGTTATGCAAATTTATATCTAAGCCGCTTATATGAGTTGCTGATATGCCTCCAAAAAAACGGCGACTTGTATAAAAGGTTCCTAAATGAAAGTCAGGAGCTATTCCGCTTACATTTCCTTGTGGTAAAATATTGTCATTGTGTTGAATACTGCTACCTTCATAATTTCCCTGAGGCGTAATTAAATCACCTCCGCTTAATCGCAATTGATATAGTCCGGCTGAAGCACCTATATATAATGTACCATTTCCTACTCTAATTCCATAGTTATAGGCTAACATTAAATTAGATGTTCCCATCGCTCCCGCCATATCATTTTGAAAAGTGAGACCGATACCTCCGCCCAATACCTCAAGAGGACTATTGACAGAAAAAGCCTGAGTTGAAGGTGCTCCTTCCAATCCTACCCATTGACTTCTGTGAAGTAGATTTATATCCACTACATTTTCCAGACCAATTGCCGCCGGGTTAAATACAGACTTAACACTATTATACTGTGTTATCTGAGGATCTAATTGTGCATACATCACATTAGATATCGTTAAAAAGAACAGAACACTTAAAATTAATTTGTTCATATAATCACTGTCTGATTCAAAGTTTACTCTAAAATAGGAAAACTTTTAGATAAACGAGTAGCTTTTTAAATTATTTGATTTGATTATTATATAATGTATCTTCTAATAATTTTATAAACTCAGTTTCATTTTCTAAAGGCAAGCCGCAAACACCGGATTTACATAGATAGTAATTTTTCTGAGACTCTTTGTCATGCCTGCCTTCCAGCAATGGGATATCTTTACCTTTTAGCTTTTCATTATTCAATAAGGCTATTTTACCCGGATGATAAAATTTTTCAATTTTTCTAAGTGTTTTATTTTCCGGAACAACTATTTGACTTAACCCTTTTAAATAAAGTAAATAAACAGAGGCCCCTTTACTTAAGGCTGTAGTATAACTTATAATAGGGTTTTTCATTTTTTCTATCATTTTCATTGCCCTTTTGTTATAATTATAGTGATCGTCTAACATACTTAATTTAAAAAAACATTCTATTAATATGCTATTGGAAGCAGGAATGGCATTATCGAATATCTCTACTTTATCATACCCTGTGTTTTGATTTATGCTTGCGTAAAAAAACAATTCTTCTTTTTCATCTGAAAATTCTTTTACAATTATCTGTGCAATACTCTTTGCTTGTTCAATATAGATGTAATCCTGAGTTATATTCCATAGTTTTAGCGCTGCATCCAGTAAATAAGCATGGTCATCTAAAAAGCCAATTGAAGATTTTTTCTTTTTGTCAATCAACCTCAACATCATAGATGTCCGTTCATCTTTTCCATGTTTACAGATTATCTCAAACAATTCTACAGCTTTCATTTTTATTGACTCAATTTGAGTTGCTTCATAAGCATTAACTAAAGCAGATACAGCAAGGGCATTCCAGGAAACAATTATCTTGGTATCTATAGAAGGCTTAATTCTTTTTAAGCGGGCATCCAATAATTTCTTATGACCACTTTCCAGTAATTCATAGAAATCTTTTACTTTCAAACCAAAGTGTGATGATACATCATCCTTTCTCACTTCTGCATGTAGTATATTTTTACCTTCCCAATTACCGGAAGGTGTCATTTGATAATACTCGGCAAACAATTTCAATTCCTTACCAAGTATATCTTGCAACTCAGACCAATGCCATGTGTAATATTTGCCTTCTTCTCCTTCGCTATCTGCATCAATACTTGCATAAAAGCAGCCTTCATCATTGGTGAGCTTATTATTTAAAAATCCTATAGTCTTTAAAAGATAGTCTTTATAGTAAGGATCTCCTGTGATTTTGTATACAGAAGAAAGTAAATCAATCAGCAAAACATTATCATAAAGCATTTTTTCAAAGTGAGGGATTTTCCAATTTTCATCAACCGTATATCGGGCTATACCTCCTTCAAGTTGATCATAAATGCCGGCACTTAACATTTTGTCTAAGGTGAACTTCAGTTTATTTAAAAATTCTTTTTTACCTGAAGTGTAATAAAGGTTGAGTAGCAATTCTAGTGAAGAAAACTGCGGAAATTTCGGAGCTTGACCAAAACCACCATTTTCATTATCAAAATTTGAAATTAAATTAACTTGTAGCTTTTCAAAGATTTCGTCAAAAGTCATAAAGCTTTCCTCTGTGGACATCAATAGTTTTTCATCAATTTTCAAAATGTGTCCTTTTATTTTCTCAGACTGCTCTTCAAGCACATTTCTCTTTTGCTGAAAAGATTTTACTATTCCATTCAACAGCTGCATCCAGGAAGGCCTTCCTCCCATTTCAACCGGCGGATAATATGTTCCTGCCAAAAAAGGTCTTCCATCAGGCAGTAAAAAAGCATTCAGTGGCCAACCACCTTGTCCGGATATTATCTGTACAACATCCATTAGATACATATCGATATCAGGCCGTTCTTCTCTGTCTACTTTGATATTTACAAAATGTTCGTTCATGAAACGCGCAACTTTCGGATCTTCAAAGCTTTCCCTTTCCATTACATGACACCAGTGACAAGCGGCATAACCTATGCTGACTAAAATTAGTTTGTCTTGCTTTTTTGCCATCTCCAAAACTTCTTCAGACCAGGGGTGCCAATCAACAGGATTATATGCATGTTGCAATAAGTATGGACTAGTTTCATTTATCAATTTGTTGGGAGTGCCATTTTGTTTTTCCATAATTTCTGAATTTAACTTTAGTTGCAGAATATACTATATAATATGTAGGTAACTCTATAAATTAAAGTAAAGTTTACATTTTATTAAAAGAGTATTTCCGTTTTGAAATAAAAAAAACTATTATGACAGAAATAAAAAAATAACTACTTTTTTATAAGTTTTATTAGAGGTCTTTTTTTAGATTTGCCGATTAAAGCACATACTGCAAAAATATGGACGATTTATTAGACCATTATAAGAAAAAGCAACCACATATAGTTTTTGAATGGAAAGACACCGAAA
The Chitinophagaceae bacterium DNA segment above includes these coding regions:
- the gldN gene encoding gliding motility protein GldN, yielding MLKKTILTCTVFAMLFIINNDLNAQQMETSPRDGAYDRNLQQERVPIAYPHLREADVFWQHRVWREIDTRQKMNLYFRYPNQYFVDILRDHIIENEITAYSAMDDRFTDVMTSQEVQDIGAGTDTIWVVDPVTLEETQEVVVNEFNPESVIKIRLKEDWIFDKQTSTMIVRIIGIAPIIQNVDEQGNIRGDEVMFWVYYPDARDVLAKYDAFNEGNYAVRLSFEDIFEMRYFDSFIIKEVNVHDRRVVDYATGVDAILESDRIKEKIFNFEQDLWSY
- a CDS encoding gliding motility-associated lipoprotein, which codes for MKIRLFKLFLLFIAVGMVACSGGNRGQLVGVQERPTWNNIIPYGMVYIPSGALHIGPSDQDVNHALIQRHKQVSIHGFFMDDTEITNNEYRQFVHWVRDSIAAKRLGGDYLIEEGTDDERINWDAMRRMDWNDEENMMVLEDLFVPEEEQFWGLREMDVTNLIFEYNWVDWQRAARERGVPRSELVVRKETAIYPDTLVWIRDFAYSYNEPMTRNYFWHPAFDDYPVVGVNWVQAEAFSAWRTKIWVDYRSARGEAINDPFRLPTEHEWEYAARGGKELAPYPWGGPYLRNAKGCILANFKPGRGNYAEDGGFYTVRADAYWPNDYGLYNMAGNVAEWTSTAFHEGSYSFIHDMNPDIRYDAKEDDPESLKRKVIRGGSWKDIGYFLQTGTRSYEYQDTAKSYVGFRNVLTFLGRSIND
- the gldL gene encoding gliding motility protein GldL, with protein sequence MRQLTIFFETSKGKRVKNMIIGLGAAVVMMGALFKLESWPFASAMLIAGLSVEAFIFALQGLLPPHKDYYWEKLYPDLDVSPEEEEAKKGGHAEAKSFKSKSITEELDTVLEKAKIESELLERLGANLGKLGNNIEKLNDIGDAGVATQEYSENARQASKALTEMKNAYMNATEAVSGLASMTTETKSYQEEVGKVSKNLSALNAMYEMELQDTGNHLKTMKDFSTSLSSALSNLNESVEDTKTYKTEMQNLSKNLSSLNQVYGNMLGAMTMGRPGGTN
- a CDS encoding thioredoxin domain-containing protein — encoded protein: MEKQNGTPNKLINETSPYLLQHAYNPVDWHPWSEEVLEMAKKQDKLILVSIGYAACHWCHVMERESFEDPKVARFMNEHFVNIKVDREERPDIDMYLMDVVQIISGQGGWPLNAFLLPDGRPFLAGTYYPPVEMGGRPSWMQLLNGIVKSFQQKRNVLEEQSEKIKGHILKIDEKLLMSTEESFMTFDEIFEKLQVNLISNFDNENGGFGQAPKFPQFSSLELLLNLYYTSGKKEFLNKLKFTLDKMLSAGIYDQLEGGIARYTVDENWKIPHFEKMLYDNVLLIDLLSSVYKITGDPYYKDYLLKTIGFLNNKLTNDEGCFYASIDADSEGEEGKYYTWHWSELQDILGKELKLFAEYYQMTPSGNWEGKNILHAEVRKDDVSSHFGLKVKDFYELLESGHKKLLDARLKRIKPSIDTKIIVSWNALAVSALVNAYEATQIESIKMKAVELFEIICKHGKDERTSMMLRLIDKKKKSSIGFLDDHAYLLDAALKLWNITQDYIYIEQAKSIAQIIVKEFSDEKEELFFYASINQNTGYDKVEIFDNAIPASNSILIECFFKLSMLDDHYNYNKRAMKMIEKMKNPIISYTTALSKGASVYLLYLKGLSQIVVPENKTLRKIEKFYHPGKIALLNNEKLKGKDIPLLEGRHDKESQKNYYLCKSGVCGLPLENETEFIKLLEDTLYNNQIK
- a CDS encoding excinuclease ABC subunit C, which translates into the protein MNIEKFKKIAGNIPEDPGVYKFLDKENKILYIGKAKNLNKRVSSYFLDSKMHSARIKLLIKKTVDIDIVVVETEQDALLLENSLIKTLQPKFNIQLKDDKTYPYICIKKERFPRIFLTRNKINDGSIYLGPYSSVNRVKSLLQLIRQLFPIRTCNYNLSEENIKNKKFKVCLEYHIENCLGPCEGLQNETDYNLGIQNALTILKGEINPVLNKLDEEMKEYAVNYEFEKAEKNRLRIEKLKSYQAKSTIVSPKIDNLDVFSFVMHEKNMFIHYMQVKKGSIVSNKTIELKQSLEEDKQELLNFAVNYILSEKKNPTKEIIVPLAVKTIDENIKITIPKIGDKKNLLELAYKNALFAKNERILRKNNLKIGKVRDLEKLEKIKKDLLMTKIPYKMECIDISTFQGKQTVGSVVVFENGKPCKSEYRKFTIKSFEGSNDFKGIYEVVKRRYSRLVEEDKELPQLLIIDGGKGQLRFALDALTEIGITEKIHLISIAKKLEEIYFPGDQYPLHIDKKSETLKIIQQLRNEAHRFAITFHREKRNKVTLNNELESIKGIGPSTTIKLIKHYKSVKKMRQASIEELASLIGLDKAKTIYSFLNNSKDPVQS
- a CDS encoding type IX secretion system membrane protein PorP/SprF — its product is MNKLILSVLFFLTISNVMYAQLDPQITQYNSVKSVFNPAAIGLENVVDINLLHRSQWVGLEGAPSTQAFSVNSPLEVLGGGIGLTFQNDMAGAMGTSNLMLAYNYGIRVGNGTLYIGASAGLYQLRLSGGDLITPQGNYEGSSIQHNDNILPQGNVSGIAPDFHLGTFYTSRRFFGGISATHISGLDINLHNEFDGQNFSLSRNYYALAGGNIEINNILIQPSVLFKSDLVKSQADFNLLVNFNGNFWTGLTYRGYDDSSFDALAVIAGLSLSRNLNLTYSFDYPLSDVARETIGSHEVGLNYRINLRAGDGDGKIIYNPRFL
- a CDS encoding superoxide dismutase, which translates into the protein MAFTLPNLPYDFGALEPHIDKATMEIHHGKHHAAYVSKLNDAIKGTELENQDIEEILKNISKHSAAVRNNGGGHYNHDLFWKILSPDGGSPTGRLKDEINSSFGSFDKMKEEFNNAAATRFGSGWAWLVVSNGKLKIGSTPNQDNPLMDISEIKGTPILGLDVWEHAYYLNYQNKRPDYISAFWNIVNWDEVNKRFENA